Proteins encoded by one window of Desulfofalx alkaliphila DSM 12257:
- the smpB gene encoding SsrA-binding protein SmpB, whose translation MAAKSGDRVVTENRKARHDYHILETYEAGIVLEGTEVKSLRAGKANLQDSYARVEKGEMILYNMHVSPYEQGNRFNHEPKRTRKLLLHKQEIKRLHAQTREKGFTLVPLKVYFKNGRAKVLLGLARGKKLYDKRQDIAARDAKRDMDRALRARG comes from the coding sequence GGGTAGTAACAGAAAACCGCAAGGCAAGACATGATTATCACATTTTGGAGACCTATGAAGCGGGTATAGTGTTGGAAGGCACAGAAGTTAAATCTTTGCGTGCGGGGAAAGCTAACTTGCAGGACAGCTATGCCCGAGTTGAAAAGGGTGAAATGATATTATATAATATGCATGTAAGTCCCTATGAACAAGGTAACCGGTTTAACCATGAACCAAAGCGCACCCGCAAACTGTTGCTGCATAAACAAGAGATAAAACGTTTACACGCACAAACCAGGGAAAAGGGTTTTACCTTGGTACCGTTAAAGGTTTACTTTAAAAATGGTAGGGCTAAAGTGCTACTTGGTTTAGCCCGGGGTAAAAAGTTATATGATAAAAGACAAGATATTGCAGCTAGGGATGCCAAGCGCGATATGGATCGGGCACTTAGGGCCCGAGGCTAA